The following coding sequences lie in one Flavobacterium sediminis genomic window:
- a CDS encoding metallophosphoesterase family protein: protein MIERKLRVAVVSDLHCHPKEFKLDNNLIMDDTYLYTDSLRENDHPIESLASVLKDEKVDLIICPGDFTNKSNLQGFISGWNYVLEIQSIFNSEEVIATLGNHDIDSYNNYSSYSLKNARGIKKNFPLRDENSRRDFWANGCAFVERENFRVLVINSCHFHYNKVSAKSGEIDENMINFIDEHMAKISDNKIQIVLTHHHPIDHSVLDLGEEDKIINSEKLLEVLGKFKFDLIIHGHKHHPLLRYHPLSKIDYRIPIFASGSFSSVTNLKWTSSRNYFHIIEIEKKDEVKGEIFSWTYFSKQGWIQNFDQTGFAPHAGFGNKLTIDCLVKKIKILIGEKLYIKWEEIENSVPEIKYLIPNEIENLTSKLLDESLKPDSHISNFPKMLFKIQ from the coding sequence ATGATTGAAAGAAAATTAAGAGTTGCTGTAGTTAGTGATTTACATTGTCACCCTAAAGAATTTAAGTTAGATAATAATTTAATAATGGATGACACGTATTTATATACGGATTCTTTGAGAGAAAATGACCACCCAATTGAGAGTCTAGCTAGTGTTTTAAAAGACGAAAAGGTAGATCTTATAATTTGTCCAGGTGACTTTACTAATAAATCTAATTTACAAGGTTTTATTTCTGGATGGAATTATGTACTAGAAATTCAAAGTATTTTTAATTCTGAGGAAGTAATTGCAACTCTTGGAAATCATGATATAGATTCATATAATAATTATTCTAGTTATAGTCTTAAAAATGCTAGAGGAATAAAAAAAAATTTCCCTTTAAGAGATGAAAATAGTAGAAGAGATTTTTGGGCAAATGGTTGTGCTTTTGTTGAACGAGAAAATTTTAGAGTTCTAGTAATTAATAGTTGTCATTTTCATTATAATAAAGTTTCTGCTAAAAGTGGTGAGATAGATGAGAATATGATAAATTTTATTGATGAGCATATGGCTAAAATAAGTGATAATAAAATTCAAATTGTTTTGACTCATCATCATCCTATAGATCATTCTGTTTTAGATTTGGGAGAAGAAGATAAGATAATAAATTCCGAAAAGTTATTAGAAGTTTTAGGTAAGTTTAAATTTGATTTAATAATTCATGGACACAAGCATCATCCTTTATTGAGATACCATCCTTTATCAAAGATTGATTATAGAATACCAATTTTTGCATCTGGAAGTTTTTCTTCTGTTACAAATTTGAAATGGACATCTTCAAGAAATTATTTTCATATTATTGAAATTGAAAAAAAAGATGAAGTAAAAGGTGAAATTTTTTCATGGACATATTTTTCAAAACAAGGATGGATTCAAAATTTTGATCAAACTGGTTTTGCACCACATGCAGGTTTTGGAAATAAATTGACAATAGATTGTTTGGTAAAAAAAATTAAAATTTTAATAGGGGAAAAATTATATATTAAATGGGAAGAAATTGAAAATAGTGTTCCTGAAATCAAATATTTAATACCTAATGAAATTGAAAATTTAACAAGCAAATTGTTAGACGAAAGCCTTAAACCGGATTCGCATATTTCTAATTTTCCAAAAATGTTATTTAAAATACAATGA
- a CDS encoding TROVE domain-containing protein, with product MKFNFLTRQKNKTVNYEHSTAFQLNPEYELYSAVVTTSLSTSFYEKDSERLKRIKGLIQKCNPFFVAKLAIYARNEMHLRSVPLVLVVELAKIYSGDSLISKMIVQVIQRADEITELLAYYQMANARTGTKRLNRLSKQLQKGVATSFNRFDEYQFAKYNRKGRVSLKDALFLTHPKAKDEAQQLIFNKIASDTLPTPYTWETELSQLGQQRFRTEAERLRAVTQKWEELIDSNKVGYMALLRNLRNILEAKVSGAHIEKVCHYLANEKAVAASKQLPFRFLAAYREVKTIYSGHTSVVLEALEQAVKVSAANIKGFDSNTSVVIACDVSGSMQYPISSKSKVLLYDIGLMLGMLMQSRCKNVISGMFGDTWKSISMPKAGILSNIDIFYRREGEVGYSTNGYLVIEDLIRRNEIVDKVMLFTDVQLWNSNATHHSFADSWNRYKKIAPSAKLYLFDLAGHGNTPLDIRRNDVHLIAGWSDKVFDILHALENQNNALEYINQIKL from the coding sequence ATGAAATTTAATTTTTTAACAAGACAGAAAAACAAAACCGTTAATTACGAACACTCAACGGCTTTTCAGTTGAATCCTGAATATGAATTGTATTCTGCTGTAGTAACTACGAGTCTAAGCACTTCATTTTATGAAAAAGACTCTGAGCGTTTGAAAAGAATTAAAGGTTTGATTCAAAAGTGTAATCCGTTTTTTGTTGCTAAACTTGCAATATATGCCCGTAATGAAATGCATCTGCGTTCTGTTCCGTTAGTATTGGTTGTAGAATTAGCTAAAATTTATTCGGGAGATTCTTTAATCAGCAAAATGATCGTCCAAGTTATTCAACGTGCTGATGAGATCACCGAGTTACTGGCTTATTATCAGATGGCTAATGCAAGAACCGGAACAAAAAGACTAAATCGTTTGTCTAAACAGCTCCAGAAAGGTGTGGCTACTTCATTCAATCGATTTGATGAATATCAATTTGCAAAGTACAACCGTAAAGGGCGGGTTTCGTTGAAAGACGCTTTGTTTTTAACACATCCTAAAGCTAAAGATGAGGCACAGCAGTTGATCTTTAACAAGATCGCTTCGGATACGTTACCAACGCCTTATACTTGGGAAACAGAATTGTCGCAATTAGGGCAACAACGTTTCCGTACTGAAGCCGAAAGATTAAGAGCAGTTACTCAAAAATGGGAAGAACTGATCGATAGCAATAAAGTAGGCTATATGGCTCTGCTACGCAATCTGAGAAATATTTTAGAAGCTAAAGTTTCGGGTGCTCATATCGAAAAAGTGTGTCATTACCTTGCAAATGAAAAAGCTGTTGCCGCTTCAAAACAATTGCCGTTCCGTTTTTTAGCTGCTTATCGAGAAGTTAAAACAATCTACTCGGGTCATACCTCTGTTGTTTTAGAAGCTTTAGAACAAGCGGTTAAGGTTAGTGCGGCTAATATTAAAGGGTTTGACAGTAATACCTCGGTAGTGATCGCTTGCGACGTTTCCGGTTCTATGCAATATCCGATCTCTTCAAAAAGTAAAGTATTGCTTTATGACATAGGTCTGATGTTAGGAATGTTAATGCAGAGTCGATGTAAAAATGTAATCAGCGGTATGTTCGGAGATACTTGGAAATCCATCAGTATGCCTAAAGCCGGCATCTTGTCTAACATTGATATTTTTTACAGACGAGAAGGTGAGGTAGGTTATTCCACTAATGGTTATTTAGTGATAGAAGACCTAATCCGAAGAAATGAAATAGTAGATAAAGTAATGTTATTTACAGATGTACAGCTATGGAACAGCAATGCAACGCATCATTCATTTGCAGATTCATGGAATCGTTATAAAAAGATAGCTCCAAGTGCTAAACTGTATTTGTTTGATCTGGCAGGTCATGGAAATACACCACTTGATATTCGACGAAATGATGTGCATCTGATCGCAGGTTGGTCAGATAAAGTATTTGATATCTTGCATGCTTTGGAAAACCAAAACAATGCTCTGGAATATATCAATCAGATTAAGCTATAA
- a CDS encoding HD domain-containing protein, translated as MDLREIFTQLAVRIGFTSVEIKGLWNDLEKAYTAKSRQYHNLTHLEEMIEAFENDRAHLQHPDEVLFAIFFHDFIYKTTRKDNELQSAEYAVSLLQPQHHMNKTLVFDMIVATQHHQHNEEEDINWLIDFDLKILSKSWEDYQVYCGQIRKEYKIYPDILYKPGRKKALEHFLEHEFIYQTETFRNRYEQQARTNIQKEINLL; from the coding sequence ATGGATCTTCGGGAAATATTTACGCAATTAGCTGTAAGGATAGGTTTTACTTCTGTGGAAATAAAGGGCTTGTGGAATGATTTAGAAAAAGCATATACAGCTAAATCCAGGCAGTATCATAACCTGACCCATTTAGAAGAAATGATCGAGGCGTTTGAAAATGATCGGGCGCACTTGCAACATCCTGACGAAGTGTTGTTTGCTATTTTTTTTCATGATTTCATCTATAAAACCACTCGTAAGGACAACGAATTGCAAAGTGCGGAGTATGCCGTTTCTCTATTGCAACCGCAGCATCATATGAACAAAACACTGGTTTTTGATATGATTGTTGCTACGCAACATCACCAACATAACGAAGAAGAGGATATTAACTGGCTGATTGATTTCGATCTGAAAATACTGTCGAAAAGTTGGGAAGATTATCAAGTGTATTGCGGTCAAATTCGAAAAGAATATAAAATATATCCTGATATTTTGTATAAACCGGGACGCAAAAAAGCTTTGGAACATTTTCTGGAGCATGAATTCATTTACCAAACGGAAACTTTCCGAAATCGATACGAACAACAAGCGAGAACAAACATTCAAAAAGAAATTAATCTATTGTAA
- a CDS encoding ORC-CDC6 family AAA ATPase: MSNFYNTYNARYLEPKQVAEKFIFSESFEALIKNRHSIILGARGCGKTTLMKMLTLPALHNWKHEKANDIKSNIPFYAVYISTDVYWDVKEQAYDEQLKKFGNFADKISKFSVNSNVFISLCNTFLNIIQYELNEENLDKEIELSNFLIDNWKLEKTIPKLEFVKESILKRIDFVNQLVQDVIFNYDNEQDIPNYDFFNLNFDSSLSLVIDKFIRVYNISSEKKWALCFDELEFAPSWLQDKLYKSLRSRNNQKILYKISSSPILPKEIEKIFKDEYSPSVGNDFDCIKMWNLRSNEKFSKELIESLLFEKHNTRDSKKFFGGNYMYLDDKVNESYNLDSPYIQEIKELISKDQSFKNYLISKDIDPKNPIPKATLQKDSVFRKIKPYVYFRNFFIESNILTSDKPKLRTRKKAVELFSGIEVLTKICEGNPRWLIGLTNSILQKTTIEKTDLSIQYDEIINISKRFINSINNIPVKLEDSSLTINEFISKIGNYFQDQVLGRKFYPEPSTTFKFDLENSNDYIILLEKGIFQGAFVLIDSDDESFDFEVKNKKFKLSYLYYPEYRLPIRKSSSIGLKTIINASEIDNSPNLFNQKV; encoded by the coding sequence ATGAGTAATTTTTACAATACATATAATGCTAGATATCTTGAACCTAAGCAGGTTGCAGAAAAATTTATTTTTTCTGAGAGTTTTGAAGCTTTAATTAAAAACAGACATTCTATTATTTTAGGAGCTAGAGGTTGCGGGAAAACAACTTTAATGAAAATGTTAACTTTACCTGCTTTACATAATTGGAAACATGAAAAAGCAAATGACATAAAAAGTAATATTCCTTTTTATGCGGTTTACATTTCAACTGATGTCTATTGGGATGTAAAAGAACAAGCTTACGATGAACAACTTAAAAAGTTTGGGAATTTTGCTGATAAAATTTCAAAATTTTCTGTAAATAGTAATGTTTTTATTTCACTATGCAATACATTTTTAAACATAATACAATATGAATTAAATGAAGAAAATCTAGATAAAGAGATTGAATTATCAAATTTTTTAATTGATAATTGGAAATTAGAAAAGACTATACCAAAGTTAGAATTTGTAAAAGAATCTATATTAAAAAGAATAGACTTTGTTAATCAATTAGTTCAAGATGTAATTTTTAATTATGATAATGAACAGGATATACCAAACTATGATTTTTTTAATCTAAATTTTGACAGTTCCTTATCTTTAGTTATAGATAAATTTATTAGAGTTTATAATATATCTAGTGAAAAAAAGTGGGCATTATGTTTTGATGAATTAGAATTTGCACCGTCTTGGTTACAAGATAAATTATACAAATCATTAAGAAGTAGAAATAATCAAAAGATTTTATATAAAATTAGTTCTAGTCCAATCTTACCAAAAGAAATTGAAAAAATTTTTAAAGATGAATATTCTCCAAGTGTGGGTAATGATTTTGATTGTATAAAAATGTGGAACTTGAGATCAAATGAGAAATTTTCAAAAGAATTAATTGAATCCTTGTTATTTGAAAAGCATAATACAAGAGATTCGAAAAAATTTTTTGGAGGAAATTATATGTACTTAGATGATAAAGTAAATGAAAGCTATAATCTTGATAGTCCTTACATACAAGAAATTAAAGAACTTATATCTAAAGATCAGTCTTTTAAAAATTATTTAATTTCTAAAGACATAGATCCTAAAAATCCAATTCCAAAAGCAACATTACAAAAAGATTCGGTCTTTAGAAAAATTAAACCCTATGTTTATTTTAGGAATTTTTTTATTGAATCAAATATTTTAACTTCAGATAAACCAAAGTTAAGAACTAGAAAAAAAGCAGTCGAATTATTCAGTGGTATTGAAGTTTTAACAAAAATATGTGAAGGAAACCCTAGATGGTTAATTGGTTTGACCAATTCAATTTTGCAAAAAACTACAATCGAAAAAACAGATTTATCAATTCAGTATGATGAAATTATTAATATTTCAAAACGCTTTATTAATTCTATAAATAACATTCCAGTAAAACTTGAAGACTCTTCGTTAACAATTAATGAATTTATTAGTAAAATTGGTAATTATTTTCAAGATCAAGTATTAGGGAGAAAATTCTATCCAGAACCAAGTACAACATTTAAATTTGATTTAGAGAATTCAAATGATTACATAATTCTTTTAGAAAAAGGCATTTTTCAAGGAGCATTTGTTTTAATTGATTCTGATGATGAAAGTTTTGATTTTGAAGTTAAGAATAAAAAATTTAAGTTGTCATATTTATACTATCCTGAGTATAGACTGCCTATTAGAAAAAGTTCTTCTATTGGCTTAAAGACGATAATAAATGCAAGTGAAATAGATAATTCACCAAACCTATTTAATCAAAAAGTATGA
- a CDS encoding RtcB family protein: MNTAINGNDLLALGYAEGSLIGIALKCNRKRTGFTKEQMLENYEKVLAQPDDFLDHALFGALAQAIIEKANEKPEDYIALNENPSSFVMYGEDHIEEGARKQMEIAMQLPVTIAGALMPDAHQGYGLPIGGVLATKNAVIPYGVGVDIGCRMALSVYDIPEFFYFENEAKFKRELVAHTKFGAGHGFHGQYKADHEVLERKDFANSKFIQELKDKAWSQLGSSGGGNHFVEFGIIEFEKEDTVLNIPKGKYVALLTHSGSRGFGATIAGHYTKLAKANCKLPEKAKNLAYLGLDTELGQEYWMAMNLAGDYASACHEVIHNKIAKALGATVLAKVENHHNFAWKEIHNGEEVIVHRKGATPAAEGVMGIIPGSMTAPGFLVRGKGETEALHSASHGAGRQMSRTQAIKNITRNEMKAILKDHGVTLIGAGLDEAPMAYKDINQVMANQEALVEVVATFTPKMVRMADDGSRED; encoded by the coding sequence ATGAACACAGCAATCAACGGAAACGATTTATTAGCATTAGGATATGCAGAAGGAAGTTTAATAGGAATCGCTTTAAAATGCAACCGTAAGAGAACCGGTTTTACCAAAGAACAAATGTTGGAGAACTATGAAAAGGTTTTGGCGCAACCGGATGATTTTTTAGATCATGCATTATTTGGAGCTTTAGCGCAAGCCATTATTGAAAAAGCTAATGAAAAACCGGAAGATTATATTGCATTAAATGAAAATCCATCATCTTTTGTGATGTATGGTGAAGACCATATTGAAGAAGGAGCAAGAAAACAAATGGAAATAGCCATGCAATTACCGGTTACCATTGCCGGAGCTTTAATGCCCGATGCGCATCAAGGCTATGGATTGCCAATAGGCGGTGTTTTAGCCACTAAAAATGCGGTCATTCCTTATGGAGTTGGGGTAGATATCGGGTGTAGAATGGCGTTGTCGGTGTATGATATTCCGGAGTTCTTTTATTTCGAGAACGAAGCCAAATTCAAAAGAGAATTGGTCGCACATACTAAATTCGGAGCCGGACATGGATTTCACGGACAATACAAAGCCGATCATGAGGTATTGGAACGTAAAGACTTTGCGAACAGCAAATTCATACAAGAGTTAAAAGACAAAGCCTGGTCGCAATTGGGAAGTTCCGGTGGCGGAAATCACTTTGTAGAGTTTGGCATCATTGAATTTGAAAAAGAAGATACCGTGTTAAACATCCCGAAAGGAAAATATGTCGCTTTGTTGACACACTCGGGTTCCAGAGGTTTTGGTGCTACAATTGCCGGACATTATACCAAATTGGCCAAAGCAAACTGTAAACTTCCGGAAAAGGCAAAAAACTTAGCCTATTTAGGTTTGGATACCGAATTAGGTCAGGAATATTGGATGGCTATGAACTTAGCAGGCGATTATGCCTCGGCTTGTCATGAAGTGATTCATAACAAAATAGCCAAAGCGTTAGGAGCAACCGTTTTAGCCAAAGTAGAGAACCACCATAACTTTGCGTGGAAAGAGATCCATAACGGCGAAGAAGTGATCGTACACCGAAAAGGAGCAACACCAGCCGCAGAAGGTGTGATGGGAATCATTCCGGGAAGTATGACCGCTCCGGGATTTTTGGTTCGTGGAAAAGGGGAAACCGAAGCCTTACATTCCGCATCACATGGTGCAGGAAGACAAATGAGCAGAACACAAGCCATTAAGAACATTACCCGAAATGAGATGAAAGCCATTTTAAAAGATCATGGCGTAACTTTAATTGGTGCCGGACTGGACGAAGCGCCTATGGCGTATAAAGACATCAACCAAGTGATGGCAAACCAAGAAGCTTTAGTAGAGGTAGTCGCTACATTTACGCCTAAAATGGTGCGAATGGCAGATGATGGTAGTAGAGAGGATTAA
- a CDS encoding DNA adenine methylase: MQAKPFLKWAGGKSRLLPEIKKLLPINFENKNITYIEPFVGGGSVLFWMLNNYSNIERIIINDINSDLINTYKVIKKFPNELIEILKVYQEKFYSFEKDKDSRKEFYMNQRSLFNLRSSDNLTQAALFIFLNRTCFNGLYRVNKNNNFNVPIGSYITPLICDEVNILNVSKMLKKVKILCGDYNKCLKYVDDQTLFYLDPPYKPINKVSSFNYTHTTFNDNEQIRLRDFCKELDLKKCNWILSNSDVRTKENEDHFFDELYSDYEINRVVVKRFINNNSNKKQLNELLIANKVVEEVVLVHN; this comes from the coding sequence ATGCAAGCAAAACCTTTTTTGAAATGGGCAGGAGGAAAAAGTAGATTGTTACCTGAAATTAAGAAGCTCTTACCTATAAATTTTGAGAATAAAAATATAACTTACATTGAGCCTTTTGTAGGAGGTGGCTCCGTTTTATTTTGGATGTTAAACAACTATTCAAACATAGAAAGGATTATAATTAACGACATTAACTCAGATTTAATCAATACTTATAAAGTAATTAAAAAATTTCCAAATGAATTAATAGAAATTTTAAAAGTTTATCAAGAGAAATTTTATTCGTTTGAAAAAGATAAAGATAGTAGAAAAGAATTCTATATGAATCAACGTTCTTTGTTTAATTTGAGAAGCTCAGACAATCTTACTCAAGCTGCACTTTTTATATTCCTTAATAGAACTTGTTTTAATGGATTGTATCGGGTTAATAAAAATAATAATTTTAATGTTCCTATAGGAAGTTATATTACACCATTAATATGTGATGAAGTAAATATACTAAATGTAAGTAAAATGCTGAAAAAAGTGAAGATACTATGTGGTGATTATAATAAATGTTTAAAATATGTAGATGATCAAACTTTATTTTATTTAGATCCTCCATATAAACCAATTAATAAAGTTTCTAGTTTTAATTACACACACACAACCTTTAATGATAATGAGCAAATTCGCTTAAGAGATTTTTGCAAAGAATTAGATTTAAAAAAATGTAATTGGATTTTGAGTAACTCTGATGTTAGGACTAAAGAAAATGAAGACCATTTTTTCGACGAATTATATTCAGATTATGAAATTAATAGGGTTGTAGTGAAAAGATTTATTAATAATAATTCAAACAAAAAACAATTAAATGAACTTTTAATAGCAAATAAGGTTGTTGAAGAAGTTGTCTTAGTACATAATTAA
- a CDS encoding helix-turn-helix domain-containing protein, translated as MKEARQFREALGLTQEEAAQLLKIPKSRIGMFEIGQRELPVKAKLRLVTLYHDLQKQEALLQSATNETFEKEAYVAFLELELLENQFNRQVLERKLEQSKEKYQKSLKLSRLTTLLEQDTKETEKPSPAFMEFLKRKARNGMQKHGLPEQAKLALKLKSYHSFQQELEKELKQYRS; from the coding sequence ATGAAAGAAGCACGCCAATTTCGGGAAGCGCTCGGACTCACACAAGAAGAAGCCGCACAGTTGCTAAAGATCCCTAAAAGCAGAATAGGAATGTTTGAAATAGGACAGCGGGAACTTCCTGTAAAAGCCAAACTTCGGTTGGTTACGCTCTACCATGACCTCCAAAAACAGGAAGCGCTTTTGCAATCGGCAACCAACGAAACTTTTGAAAAAGAGGCTTATGTTGCTTTCTTGGAGCTAGAACTATTGGAAAACCAATTCAACCGACAAGTACTGGAACGAAAACTGGAACAGTCCAAGGAAAAATATCAAAAAAGTTTGAAACTATCCCGTTTAACAACACTTCTGGAACAGGATACTAAGGAAACCGAGAAACCTTCTCCCGCTTTTATGGAATTCTTAAAGCGAAAAGCCCGAAACGGAATGCAAAAACACGGCTTGCCGGAACAGGCCAAACTGGCATTAAAACTAAAAAGCTACCACAGCTTTCAACAAGAATTGGAAAAAGAATTGAAACAATACCGGAGTTAA
- a CDS encoding helix-turn-helix transcriptional regulator, translated as MAQNKNALIRYKTIDKCLQNQYRQWTLEDLIEACNEALYEYEGKQNPVSKRTVQLDIQMMRSEKLGYNAPIEVYDKKFYRYADEEYTITDIPLTETDINVLTETVSMLKQFKDFSLFADVSDILQRLEDKIYAEKSDSKPIIHLEKNEKLKGLHFLDTIYQAIVKKVVLVITYKSFKSREERTFRFYPLVLKEYNNRWFLIGKRTMKQPVVNLALDRIIAIDYDFQAEFIQVDFDAEAFYRNVIGVTVNTGLQPKAIRLWIDAYNAPYVLTKPLHHTQRVLQQNEDGSIIVNLFLIENYELERVLLGFGDGVEVLKPERLRKTIRQKLESALKRYEDENLLPEK; from the coding sequence ATGGCTCAAAATAAAAACGCATTGATTCGCTATAAAACCATTGACAAATGTTTGCAGAACCAATACCGTCAATGGACATTGGAGGATTTGATCGAGGCTTGTAATGAGGCTCTATACGAATATGAGGGCAAACAAAATCCGGTGAGTAAGCGTACCGTACAATTGGATATCCAGATGATGCGTAGCGAGAAACTGGGCTATAACGCTCCTATTGAAGTGTATGATAAAAAATTCTACCGCTATGCTGATGAAGAATATACGATAACCGATATTCCGTTGACGGAAACGGATATCAATGTGCTGACGGAAACGGTTTCGATGTTGAAACAGTTTAAGGATTTTTCGCTTTTTGCAGATGTTTCGGATATTTTACAACGTTTGGAGGATAAAATCTATGCGGAAAAGTCCGATAGTAAGCCGATAATTCATCTGGAAAAGAATGAGAAACTGAAAGGCTTACATTTTTTAGATACGATCTATCAGGCGATTGTTAAAAAGGTTGTTTTGGTGATCACCTATAAGTCGTTCAAATCAAGAGAAGAAAGAACATTTCGCTTTTATCCGTTGGTGCTGAAAGAATACAACAACCGTTGGTTCCTGATAGGGAAGCGGACCATGAAGCAACCGGTGGTCAATTTAGCTTTGGACAGGATCATAGCGATCGATTATGATTTTCAGGCCGAGTTCATCCAAGTCGATTTTGATGCGGAGGCTTTTTACAGGAACGTAATTGGGGTTACGGTCAATACGGGATTACAACCTAAGGCGATCCGCTTGTGGATTGACGCATATAATGCGCCTTATGTGTTGACTAAACCTTTGCACCATACACAGCGGGTATTACAGCAAAATGAAGACGGCAGCATTATTGTTAACCTGTTCTTGATCGAGAATTATGAATTAGAACGAGTACTGTTAGGCTTCGGGGATGGGGTAGAGGTACTGAAACCGGAACGCTTGCGAAAGACCATCCGTCAGAAACTGGAAAGTGCTTTGAAGCGCTATGAAGACGAAAATCTGTTGCCGGAGAAATAA